Below is a genomic region from Chengkuizengella sediminis.
TGATAACTTCATCAATTAATCCATACTCTTTTGATTCGTCAGCACTCATAAAGAAATCCCTATCAGTATCTCTCTCTATTTTACTCATAGGTTGTCCTGTTCTCTCTACATATATTTGATTTAACTTTTTCTTTGTACGAATAATCCAATCCGCATGAATTTTGATATCTGTTGCTTGACCTCTAACACCACCAAGAGGTTGATGTATCATGACTTCACTATTAGGCAAAGCAAAACGTTTGCCTTTCGCACCTGCTGTTAGCAATAGTGATCCCATACTCGCAGCCATTCCAACACAAATCGTTGAAACATCAGGTTTTATAAATTGCATTGTATCAAAAATCCCCATCCCTGCAGTAACAGAGCCTCCAGGTGAATTAATATACAAATGTATGTCTTTATCTGGGTCATCCGCAGCTAAAAATAACATTTGAGCTATGACAATGTTTGCTACATTATCATCAATTGCACTGCCTAAAAAAATAATTCGATCCTTTAGTAATCGTGAATAAATATCATAAGATCTCTCTCCACGATTCGTTTGCTCAACTACTATAGGTACAAGATTCATGCATACATCTCCTTTTATCTATACAGAATGAA
It encodes:
- the clpP gene encoding ATP-dependent Clp endopeptidase proteolytic subunit ClpP; this encodes MNLVPIVVEQTNRGERSYDIYSRLLKDRIIFLGSAIDDNVANIVIAQMLFLAADDPDKDIHLYINSPGGSVTAGMGIFDTMQFIKPDVSTICVGMAASMGSLLLTAGAKGKRFALPNSEVMIHQPLGGVRGQATDIKIHADWIIRTKKKLNQIYVERTGQPMSKIERDTDRDFFMSADESKEYGLIDEVITRTDFIKE